The nucleotide sequence CTTATCTGGAGGAGCGAGGATATTTGCGTCCGTCAGACCAGTTTCATCAGGCGTATAAGGAGGTTGAGCATAAGGCGCATCAGATTCATCTGATGATGCTTAAGTTGCGAGCGTTAGGGGAGATCAAGAAAGCGTGGGAGGTGGATCGTATTCTGAAGATCATCACCTCGTTAGATGATATTTCTCAGAGGGAAGAGCGCATTCTGAAGAATGTTTTGAAGGCTCTTTGAAGCACGTAATCGATAGTACATAAAATTCCCTATTGCGCGTTATTGCGATGGGGGATTGGTTTTTTGGGCTGGGGGGCGGTCCTCTCACCTCTTACGTCTCACTTCTTACCGCTTCTCTCACATCAATTTTTTGCGTTTGGCGAGGTAGTTGAAGAGGGCGGTGTCAAAGGGTTCTGAGGTTTCGAGGAGGACGTAGTCGATCATGGCTTCGCGGCATTCGCGGCGGTAGCGATTGATGAGGGTTTCCATTTGATCGCGGTACTCGGGTGCGAGGTGCCAGGGTTCTGTAGAGATTTGGGTGCCGGATTCGAGATCGACAAAGCGCATTTCGCGGTTGAAGTCGAGGTCGCGTTCTCGGGGGTCCAGGATGTGGAAGACGATGACTTCGTGGTTGCGATGGCGAAAGTGTTTGAGGCCATTGAGCAGGCGGTCCGGGTTGTCGAAGAGGTCGGATATGACGACGACGAGGCCGCGGCGCACAATGCGTTCGGCCAGTTCGTGGAAGGTGGCGGCCAGATCGGTATCGGTGCCTTCGGGGCTGGTGTTTTGAAGTGTGGTGAGCAGTGTGTGTAAATGACTGGTGACTGACCGGGGCTGTAGATATGTGCGAATGCGGTCGTCAAAAGCGATTAGTCCGACGGCGTCGCGCTGGCGCAACATGAGGTGGGATAGGGCGGCTGCGGTGTAAGATGCGTATTGGAATTTGGTGATGGCGTCCGAGCCATAAGCCATTGAGGCACTGGCGTCTATGAGGAGATGGGATTTGAGGTTGGTTTCTTCTTCGTATTGTTTGACGTAGAGGCGGTCGGTTTTGCCAAATACTTTC is from Gemmatimonadota bacterium and encodes:
- a CDS encoding DUF58 domain-containing protein — translated: MDRPRRGLLGMTQEYLKPEVVSRLARLDLIARMVVEGFITGLHQSPYHGFSVEFSEYRQYMPGDSLRDLDWKVFGKTDRLYVKQYEEETNLKSHLLIDASASMAYGSDAITKFQYASYTAAALSHLMLRQRDAVGLIAFDDRIRTYLQPRSVTSHLHTLLTTLQNTSPEGTDTDLAATFHELAERIVRRGLVVVISDLFDNPDRLLNGLKHFRHRNHEVIVFHILDPRERDLDFNREMRFVDLESGTQISTEPWHLAPEYRDQMETLINRYRRECREAMIDYVLLETSEPFDTALFNYLAKRKKLM